The following coding sequences lie in one Gemmatimonadota bacterium genomic window:
- a CDS encoding SRPBCC domain-containing protein yields MSNQFAFNPARDFAIERFIDAPPRLVWEALTQPEHIKEWYMPKAWGRVARAEMELRPGGIFAIDIAVGDGPDIPNLGCVLDVVPMERLVWTSMLFPGYRPAVFDDVPITGIMTMNAEGTGTRYVFTALHRNEADFETNKTSGFYEGTEIAVDQFVGHVMAMK; encoded by the coding sequence ATGAGCAACCAGTTCGCCTTCAATCCCGCACGCGATTTCGCCATCGAACGCTTCATCGACGCGCCCCCGCGGCTCGTCTGGGAGGCGCTGACGCAACCGGAGCATATCAAGGAGTGGTATATGCCCAAGGCCTGGGGGCGCGTGGCACGGGCCGAAATGGAGTTGCGACCGGGCGGCATCTTCGCCATCGACATTGCTGTCGGTGACGGCCCCGATATCCCCAACCTCGGCTGCGTCCTCGACGTCGTGCCGATGGAACGCCTGGTCTGGACCTCGATGCTCTTCCCCGGCTATCGCCCGGCCGTCTTCGACGATGTGCCGATCACCGGAATCATGACGATGAACGCTGAGGGCACCGGGACCCGCTACGTCTTCACGGCATTGCATCGGAACGAAGCAGACTTCGAGACCAACAAGACGTCGGGCTTCTATGAGGGGACCGAGATCGCCGTGGATCAGTTCGTGGGGCATGTGATGGCGATGAAGTAG
- the mug gene encoding G/U mismatch-specific DNA glycosylase, with amino-acid sequence MAERRRPTKAELQAAVHRRLPDLIAPNLRVLFCGTNPGLYSAALGQHFARPGNRFWKAMHASGFTRRLLLPEESGELLELGLGLTDLVARASAGADELTREELVAGRRRLQRKVARYQPRWVAILGISAYRIAFAKPAATPGHQPELISGARLWVLPNPSGLNASHQPDALAEAFRSLRLASAVTSR; translated from the coding sequence GTGGCAGAACGTCGCCGACCCACCAAAGCAGAACTTCAGGCAGCAGTCCACCGCCGGCTACCCGACCTGATCGCGCCCAACCTGAGGGTGCTCTTTTGCGGCACCAACCCGGGGCTCTACTCGGCGGCGCTCGGCCAGCACTTCGCCCGCCCCGGCAATCGCTTCTGGAAGGCGATGCACGCATCGGGCTTCACCCGCCGTCTCCTGTTGCCCGAGGAGAGCGGGGAACTACTGGAACTCGGACTCGGGCTGACTGACCTCGTCGCCCGCGCTTCGGCCGGTGCCGATGAGCTGACGCGGGAGGAACTTGTCGCCGGGCGCCGTCGGCTGCAGCGCAAGGTGGCCAGATACCAGCCCCGCTGGGTCGCCATCCTTGGCATCAGTGCCTACCGGATCGCCTTTGCGAAACCGGCCGCCACGCCAGGGCATCAGCCGGAACTCATCTCGGGCGCCCGGCTCTGGGTCTTGCCCAATCCGAGCGGATTGAATGCTTCTCACCAGCCAGACGCCCTTGCCGAAGCCTTTCGAAGCCTTCGGCTCGCTTCGGCCGTTACCTCGAGGTAG